The proteins below come from a single Isoptericola dokdonensis DS-3 genomic window:
- a CDS encoding DUF4032 domain-containing protein: MDQLQITSATPNSALLDLPWRLPLAQWPADVLAALPRGISRHVVRFVRLDGKVLAIKEISEEIAFREYAMLRQLRKLEIPSVRPIGVVTGRLSDTGEHLEAALVTEHLAFSLPYRSVFSQWLQTSTADRLIDALAVLMVRLHLVGFYWGDVSLSNTLFRRDADQFAAYLVDAETGQLHRELSRGQREYDLDLARTNIIGELMDLAAGELLDDEIDEVAVGDALVARYGELWRALTGVEAFGSDERWRVAARIERLNDLGFDVGELSITTDIDGTTVQIQPKVVDAGHHARRLLKITGLDVQDNQARRLLNDLDSYQAATDRQEDDEQIVAQDWLQNVFQPTIRAVPRELRRKLEPAQLYHEILDHRWFISEQAKRDVPMPETVASYVENVLRYRPDEKAILGLAPGEEPDEGPEADYFHYAAADPADDTP; encoded by the coding sequence GTGGACCAGCTGCAGATCACGTCGGCGACGCCGAACTCGGCCCTCCTCGACCTGCCGTGGCGCCTGCCGCTCGCCCAGTGGCCCGCCGACGTCCTCGCCGCCCTCCCCCGCGGCATCTCCCGGCACGTCGTGCGGTTCGTCCGTCTCGACGGCAAGGTCCTCGCCATCAAGGAGATCAGCGAGGAGATCGCGTTCCGCGAGTACGCGATGCTGCGCCAGCTCCGCAAGCTAGAGATCCCGTCCGTCCGCCCCATCGGGGTCGTCACCGGCCGCCTCTCCGACACCGGGGAGCACCTCGAGGCCGCGCTCGTCACCGAGCACCTCGCGTTCTCCCTGCCCTACCGGTCGGTGTTCAGCCAGTGGCTGCAGACCTCCACCGCCGACCGCCTCATCGACGCCCTCGCCGTGCTCATGGTCCGCCTGCACCTCGTCGGCTTCTACTGGGGCGACGTCTCCCTGTCGAACACCCTGTTCCGTCGCGACGCCGACCAGTTCGCCGCCTACCTCGTCGACGCGGAGACCGGCCAGCTCCACCGCGAGCTCTCCCGCGGGCAGCGCGAGTACGACCTCGACCTTGCCCGCACCAACATCATCGGCGAGCTCATGGACCTCGCCGCCGGCGAGCTGCTCGACGACGAGATCGACGAGGTCGCCGTCGGCGACGCCCTCGTCGCCCGCTACGGCGAGCTGTGGCGAGCCCTCACCGGCGTCGAGGCGTTCGGCTCCGACGAACGCTGGCGGGTCGCCGCCCGCATCGAGCGCCTCAACGACCTCGGCTTCGACGTCGGCGAGCTGTCCATCACCACCGACATCGACGGCACCACCGTCCAGATCCAGCCCAAGGTCGTCGACGCCGGTCACCACGCACGCCGCCTGCTCAAGATCACGGGCCTCGACGTGCAGGACAACCAGGCCCGCCGACTCCTCAACGACCTCGACTCCTACCAGGCCGCCACCGACCGCCAGGAGGACGACGAGCAGATCGTCGCGCAGGACTGGCTGCAGAACGTCTTCCAGCCCACCATCCGGGCCGTGCCCCGCGAGCTGCGCCGCAAGCTCGAGCCCGCGCAGCTCTACCACGAGATCCTCGACCACCGGTGGTTCATCTCGGAGCAGGCGAAGCGGGACGTCCCCATGCCGGAGACCGTCGCCTCCTACGTCGAGAACGTCCTGCGGTACCGCCCCGACGAGAAGGCCATCCTGGGGCTCGCCCCCGGCGAGGAGCCGGACGAGGGCCCCGAGGCCGACTACTTCCACTACGCCGCCGCCGACCCCGCCGACGACACCCCCTGA
- a CDS encoding ABC transporter ATP-binding protein, which translates to MASVTYDHATRVYPGTERPAVDQLNLQIEDGEFLVLVGPSGCGKSTSLRMLAGLEDVNGGHIYIGDRDVTDVQPKDRDIAMVFQNYALYPHMSVADNMGFALKISGTPKAEIRQRVEEAAKILDLTEYLDRKPKALSGGQRQRVAMGRAIVRQPQVFLMDEPLSNLDAKLRVQTRTQIASLQRRLGVTTVYVTHDQTEALTMGDRIAVLKDGLLQQVGTPREMYDTPSNVFVAGFIGSPAMNVGTFDVRDGRAMVGHAAVPLEREVVSQLTDADGGKVTVGFRPEALDVVSASTEGALQVEVNLVEELGSDAFVYGDLKSEGVAGELHSGSSDQVIVRIDPRDVPMKGDTIHVTIKPGQAHVFSAATGNRL; encoded by the coding sequence ATGGCTTCGGTCACCTATGACCACGCGACCCGCGTCTACCCGGGCACCGAGCGTCCCGCCGTGGACCAGCTCAACCTGCAGATCGAGGACGGCGAGTTCCTCGTCCTCGTCGGCCCCTCGGGCTGCGGCAAGTCGACCTCGCTCCGCATGCTCGCGGGCCTCGAGGACGTCAACGGCGGACACATCTACATCGGCGACCGCGACGTCACGGACGTCCAGCCGAAGGACCGCGACATCGCGATGGTCTTCCAGAACTACGCGCTGTACCCCCACATGTCCGTCGCGGACAACATGGGCTTCGCGCTGAAGATCTCCGGCACCCCCAAGGCCGAGATCCGTCAGCGCGTCGAGGAGGCGGCGAAGATCCTCGACCTCACCGAGTACCTCGACCGCAAGCCGAAGGCCCTCTCCGGTGGTCAGCGCCAGCGCGTCGCCATGGGCCGCGCCATCGTGCGCCAGCCGCAGGTGTTCCTCATGGACGAGCCGCTGTCGAACCTCGACGCCAAGCTCCGCGTCCAGACGCGCACGCAGATCGCGTCCCTCCAGCGTCGTCTCGGCGTCACCACGGTGTACGTCACCCACGACCAGACCGAGGCCCTCACCATGGGCGACCGCATCGCGGTCCTCAAGGACGGTCTGCTCCAGCAGGTCGGCACCCCCCGCGAGATGTACGACACCCCGTCGAACGTCTTCGTCGCGGGCTTCATCGGCTCCCCCGCCATGAACGTCGGCACGTTCGACGTCCGTGACGGCCGCGCCATGGTCGGCCACGCCGCCGTGCCGCTGGAGCGCGAGGTCGTCTCGCAGCTCACCGACGCCGACGGCGGCAAGGTCACGGTCGGCTTCCGCCCCGAGGCCCTCGACGTCGTCTCCGCCAGCACCGAGGGCGCGCTCCAGGTCGAGGTCAACCTCGTCGAGGAGCTCGGCTCGGACGCGTTCGTCTACGGCGACCTGAAGTCCGAGGGCGTCGCCGGCGAGCTGCACTCCGGTTCGTCCGACCAGGTCATCGTGCGCATCGATCCGCGCGACGTCCCGATGAAGGGCGACACCATCCACGTCACCATCAAGCCCGGCCAGGCGCACGTCTTCTCCGCCGCCACCGGCAACCGCCTCTGA